In Nitrospirota bacterium, the genomic stretch AGACCTTTTTCAGCTTCTTCAACTCTCAACTTTTAACTCTTAACTTCTAACTCTCAGTTAATTTTCCACAAGCCCATGACCGGGATTGAACCGGTGACCTCATCCTTACCAAGGATGTGCTCTGCCAACTGAGCTACATGGGCAACCAACCAAAGTTAAAAGTGAAAAAATACAAATTAAAAGTTTCAAAATAATCTCTCCATAACTTCTAACTTTTAACTCTTAACTTCTAACTGCGAATTTTACGAAGTAAAATTCGCTGGAGCGGGAAACGGGATTCGAACCCGCGACCCTCAGCTTGGAAGGCTGACGCTCTACCACTGAGCTACTCCCGCACATAAAGTTAAAAGTGAAAAGTTAGAAGTTAAAAATTTAAATCCTAATCCTTACCTTAAATTCTCAACTTTTAACTTTCAACTGTTAACTCCAGTAAAGTTTACTGGTGGAGAGGGGAGGATTTGAACCTCCGAAGGCAGAGCCGGCAGATTTACAGTCTGCTCCCTTTGGCCACTCGGGAACCTCTCCGTGGAGCCACCGAAGGGATTCGAACCCCCGACCTGATGATTACAAATCAACTGCTCTACCAACTGAGCTACGGTGGCGCTCTCAGCTAACCCTGTAATTATATTGTCAAAAAACACAGAGCAGAAAAAGACAACACTTCACCTGCTCATTTTTTTATAACTGAATAATATAAGGCATGTAGTATAGCATGGTCAATTGTTGAAATTCAAGGATAATTGAAGTTATCTGGCTTTTTCTCGCCAAATCTAATTTTTTCTAACTCTTTGCCGTAAAACTTCAAACATAAGCACAGCGCCGGCAACCGAAACATTCAAGGAATTAACCCTGCCCCTCATTGGGATACTGACAACAAAATCACACTTTTCAGATACTGTCTTTCTTAAACCTCTGCCCTCTGAACCGATGACAAGACCGGCAGGCACACTGAAATCAACATCCCATGGCATATTCCCTGAGCCGCTTTCAGCTCCTATTATTGTAATATCTCTTTCCTTCATTTCAGAAATTGCATGTTTTATATTACTTACCTGTGACACCGGTACATACTCGACCGCGCCTGCAGATGCCTTTGATACAGCAGGGCTTAATCCTGCAGACCTGTGTTCCTGCACAATCACTCCATGCACGCCTGCTGCATCAGCAGACCTTAAGATCGCACCTACATTTCCGGGGTCCTCTATACAGTCAAGGATTAGAAAAAACGGGATTTCGTTTTTCTTTTCAGGGATATTAAGGAGTTCGTAAAGATCCATATATCCTTTTTCAGAAACCTTTACTGCAATCCCCTGATGCCCCTTGGGAAATCTCTCATTAAAAAAAGCAACGTCAACTATCCTGAGAGCAATCCCTCTGCTCTCTGTTTCTTTTTTTATAAGGAAAAGCTTCTCATGCCGTCCTGAGGAGATATAGACCTCTTTTATATTCCTTCGTGCTCTCAATGCCTCAAGAACAGGATTTAAACCATATATCCACATAGAATTTAGTTGTAAAGTGTCCTCTCAAAGATTTTCCTGTTAGGTCAGGACTTAGCCTGTTTTTTCATGGCATCTGAAACAGCATCCAGTATTGCCTCCGCAGCATTATCCTTTGTCGTCAGAGGCAATGACAGTTCTTTATTTTTTGTTATAATCGTTATCTCATTTGTATCTACATCAAAGCCGGAACCAACTGCCGTAACATTATTAAAAACAATAATGTCTGCATTTTTCTGTATGAGCTTTTTCTTTGCCCTGTCAAGCCTTCTGCCTGTTTCCGCAGCAAAACCCACAAGCAATGGTCTTCTTTTTAATTTTCCTATCTCTGAGAGGATATCCGGAGTATTCCTGAGATTAACAAGAAGTTTATCGGTTTTATGTATCTTCGTCTTTTCTTTCTTCTCCGGAGAGAAATCTGCCGGAGCCGCAGCCATTATAACAACATCAGTCTCAGTAAGGTGTTTAAACATTGCATCTCTCATCTCCTGCGCTGTCTCCACACGGAAAAATGACTTCAAGCCATGAGGCTGCTCTAAACAGGACGGACCGCTAATCAGTATAACTTCAGCGCCCCTTCTTATACATGCCCTTGCAACTGCATACCCCATCTTGCCGGATGACCTGTTGGAAAGAAATCTTACAGGGTCAAGATATTCGCGTGTCGGCCCTGCGGTTACGATAACTTTTTTTTTAAAAAAGTCTTTCTTGCTGAAGGCTGCTTTTATTGTCTCTATGATTTCACTGACATCAGCCATTCTTCCGATTCCTTCTTCTCCGCATGCAAGGGTTCCCTTGTCAGGACCGGCCTGAATAACGCCATAAGATATCAAACGCCTGAGATTTTCCTGAAAAATAGGATTATCGTACATCCTCCAGTTCATTGATGGAGCAATGACAACTTTCCCTTTAAAAGAAAGGAAGCATGTGCTCAGCAGGTCATCGGCTATTCCATTGGCAAACTTGCCTATTATATTTGCAGTGGCGGGAGCGATTAACATAAGGTCCGCCTCTCTGGGAAGATTTATGTGGGACATGGGGTCGTCAAAAATACCTGAACAGACCCTGTTTTCGGAAGCTATCTCAAGCGACAAGGGGGTAATAAAATTTTTTGAGGCATCAGTCATTATTACAGTAACTGACGCCCCTTCATCTTTCAGTCTTCTGACTAAATCAACAGACTTATAAGCTGCTACCCCGCCTGCTACACCCAGAAGTATCTTCTTATTCTTCAATACCTTCTTCTTGTTTTTCACCGAAAAGCTCTTCAAGCGCCTTCTTGTCCATAGTCTCTTTTTCGTGCAGATATACCTTCAGGTCTTTCTCTAGTTCCGTTAGTTCTTCAGGCGTGGCTTCTCTTCTCTTCTCCTCAAGCAGCCTTCTGTAATCAAACTTCTTTGCCTCTTCTTTTGCTTTTATCGCCTCTTCACCTACGAGAAACTCAAGCTTGCCCTGAGCTGCCTCTTCAATAGCTATGGCAGTTACTTTTTTTGACTTTGTCTGAATCTTTGGTTTAACACCCACAGAGAGTTCTTTAGCCCTCTGTGAAGCTATCATCACAAGCCTGTATCTGCCGTCAATTTTCTTCATATCAATCTCTACTGGAAGCGAAATAATATCCATTTACTGCACCCTCCGCGTTAAAAAATTTTTCTTTGCCCATAATGGATCTATATTATCTGTACGTAACTTTTCCGAAGATATTATAGCCTTCATCTCCTCTATCGCCGTGTCAAACACGGTGTTTATTATAACATAATCATATTTTTTGTATTCCCGTATCTCATCAACTGCCCTTTTAAGCCTTCTTTGTATTTCTTCTTTTGAATTGCACATCCTTTTTTTAAGCCTCTCCTTAAGCGCTCTCAATGAGGGAGGGAGAATAAAAATATAAATACCGTCTTTGTATTTTTTTCTTATCTGTCTTGCCCCTTGCGTATCTACATCAAGTATAACGTCTATGCCCTTATCCAGCATAGCGTCAAGCCTCTTTCTGGAAGTGCCATACAGGTTGCCATGAACCTCTGCCCACTCTATAAATTCATCTCTCCTTGCCATACGCCGGAACACATCTTCCTTTATAAACGTATAATCCCTGTTATTAATCTCCCCGTGTCTCATGGGCCTTGTCGTATAAGAAACGGAATGTTTCAGATTTTGGAGTATTGAACTGCGATTCTGACATGTAGTGGTCTTCCCTGCTCCTGTTAGATTCTGGCACAAAGTAGTCTTCCCTGCTCCTGAAGGAGCGGAGACGATAAACAGCCTCCCCTTATTTTCCCTCTTCATCGGTTTCAGTCTTTCCTTCAAAAAATCTCTGCGTAATGGTCTCAACCTGCAGGGCGCTGAGTATAATATGGTCGCTGTCGGTAACTATTATGGAACGGGTCCGCCTTCCCTCTGTTGCATCCACAAGCTTGCCCTGTTTTCTTGCCTCTTCTCTAAGCCGCTTCATCGGGGCAGAACCGGGAGTAACTATAGCAACAACCTTTGATGCTGTAACTACATTTCCGAATCCTATGTTTACAAGCGCCGGGCCTAAATAACCTTTTTTCATATTCACCCCTAAAAAAGTTAAGAGTTAAGAGTGTAAAGTTAAAAATTATAGAAATGAAAAAACTCTTAACTCTTACTAATCAGTTCATAAGTAAAGACACATAAAACTTTATCCGTCATGCCCGAAGTTTTTAATCGGGCATCCAGTTCCTTAACTGTCTGGATTCCCGCTTACTGACTGCGGGAATGACAAACTATGAGGTTTTACTAACTCGCAACTCTAAACTCTTAACTTCCGTCTATTGTATATTCTGCACCTGTTCTCTTATCTTTTCTATCTCGCTCTTCATCTCTATGATAATATTAGCGATTCTATAATCGCCTGCCTTTGATGCAACGGTATTTGCTTCCCTGTTGAACTCCTGTGTCAGGAAATCCAGTTGTTTGCCTATTATATCACCACTTTGAAGAATTTTTCTGAACTGCTTTATATGGGCATCTATCCTTGTCAGTTCTTCTGTTACATCTCTCTTTTCAATCATAATGGCAACTTCCTGTAAAACTCTGTCTCTGTCATATTCCACGCCCTCAAGAATCTCCCTCAGCCTCTCATGGAATTTAACTTTATAATCCGCAATAACATCAGGCATAATGGACCAAAGGCCTTTGTTGAGAGACTCCACTCTGTCTGCCATATTAGAAATGTCTTCTGCTATCGCCCTTCCTTCTTCGACTCTCATCTTTTCAAGCTGCTCCATCGCCTCATTAAATGCGCCATACAGCAAACCGCTGTCATATTCCTGCCTCCCGGCAAGGAAAAGTTCTTTATAACTTAGAAGTGTCTGTATCTCTATGGCTCCCGGTATTGACAGCCGTGATTGCAAGGCCTTAAGGCTTTCGTATACATCCTTAGCAAGTTCCTCATTGAATTTAAGCCCTGCCTTGCTATCCCCCGCCGATGAAACTGAAACATCAAATTTGCCTCTGGCAAACTTTTCCTTAAGCATCTTTCTCATGGGAATTTCATGCTCGCTCGATAACTGCTGAAGTTTCATGGAAATATCCATAAATCTGTGATTCAGAGAGCGTATCTCCACCCTGAAACCGTTTTTTTCAGCTGAGCCGAATCCCGTCATGCTCTGTATCATAGCCACAGTAAAATATAAACCAGCCGCGATATTTAGTCAAATTAGACTATTAGACTATCATACTAAAGCAGGATGGCATTGTCTTTGAGCGGTTTTATTTTGCAGATATTCAAACATCATATGCTATAAATCATGAGGCAAAATACCTCGGAGGTCGGTACGACCGAGAATGAGCGAAGAGATAATGCCATCCTGCAACCCACTTTTTTGTTTCGTGATAGAAAAAACTTTGCATCTGTAATATAATATATCCCAAATTCAATACCCTATGGAGGAATTTATGATCAAACTTTATTACGATAAAGATGCAAAGAAGAGCGTCCTTAAGAACAAAAAGATTGTCATTGTAGGATATGGCAGTCAGGGGCATGCACATGCCAATAATCTTAAAGAGAGCGGCATGGATGTGACCATCGGCATAAGAAAAGGCTCAAGCTGGGAAAAAGCAGAAAAGGCAGGTTTTAAGGTCCAAACGCCATCAGAAGCTGCAAAGAAAGCAGACATAATAATGATGCTTGTTCCTGATGAATACGCAGCAGACATTTATAAAGAAGAAATCGCCCCTAATATCAGGAAAGGAGCATATCTTGCATTTGCACATGGTTTTAACATACATTTCGGACAGATAGTGCCTCCTCATGATGTTAATGTTTTTATGGCGGCTCCCAAAGGCCCGGGGCATCTTGTAAGGTCAGAATACTCGAAAGGAAGCGGTGTCCCATGTCTTATCGCAATTCATCAGGATCCATCAAAAGATACAAAGGCTGTTGCGCTCGCTTATGCATCAGGCATCGGAGGCGGAAGGGCAGGGATAATAGAGACAACATTCAGAGAAGAAACTGAGACGGATCTCTTCGGTGAACAGGTCGTGCTCTGCGGCGGCCTTACCTCGCTAATTCTCGCAGGTTATGAAACACTTGTTGAGGCAGGTTATTCTCCTGAAATGGCATACTTTGAATGCCTCCATGAGGTAAAGCTTATTGTGGACCTCATACACGAGGGCGGTATATCCACAATGAGATATTCCATAAGCAACACCGCCCAGTATGGAGACCTGACAAGGGGGCCGAGGATAATAACGGAAGAAACCAAAAATGAAATGAAAAAGATACTCACAGAAATACAATCCGGCGTATTCGCAAAGGAATGGATGCTTGAATGCAAGGCAAACAAGCCTGTCTTTAACGCGCTCACCAGAAAAGGCGAAGAACACTCTATAGAAGAAGTAGGCGCAAAACTCAGAGCCATGATGCCGTGGCTCAAAAAAGGCAAGCTCGTAGATAAGTCAAAGGCATGAAACTCGCATCTGAGGGTTATCCTTATATAATAATTTTTGCCGCCACAACAATTGTTGCTTTGTTATTAGGTGGAAAATGGATGGTAATAGCGCCATTCGTTATTACAGTTTTCATGTTTTACTTCTTCAGGGATCCTGAAAGGGAAACCCCGGAAGGAGAAGGGTTTTTTATATCTCCGGCAGACGGCAGGATAATCTTAATAAAAGATGTCTTTGAGAAAGAACACCTAAAGGCTGATGTAAAAGAAATAAGCATTTTCATGTCGCCATTCAATGTGCATGTGAACCGCGCGCCATGCGACGGAAAAATCAAAAACATACAGCACAATAAAGGCAAATTCATGGCTGCATATAAAGACCAGGCATCATTCAAAAATGAAAATATTGAGATGACGCTCGATACAAAATATGGCGATATACTTGTAAGACAGGTTGCAGGCTATGTTGCAAGAAGGGCAGTATGCAGGGCAAATACCGGAGACAGCTTAAAGCGCGGGGAGAGATACGGGATTATCAAATTCAGTTCAAGGCTTGATGTGTACCTGCCAAAAGACACCGCCATTAAGGTAAAATTAGGAGATAGGGTAAGGGCAGGAGAAACGATAATAGGCGTTATAGAAGTTAGAAGTTTAAGATTCAAAAACTCTTAACTTTTAACTCTCAATTTATAACTTAGTTTGAGGTTTATGAGAAAAGGAATATACATATTACCGAACAGCCTGACAATGTGCGGGATGTTCGCCGGATTTTACGCAATACTCGCAGCGCTGAGAGGCGACTACGTCCCCGCTGCATGGGCCATAATGATAGCTGTTGTCTTTGACGGCCTTGACGGCTGGATTGCGCGCCTCACAAACAGCACTACAAGATTTGGTATAGAGCTTGATTCTTTGTCAGACCTTGTATCATTTGGAGTTGCACCGGCTGTAATACTTTACAAATGGTCCCTTTTGGAGTTTGGAAGGATAGGATGGGCAGCAGCCTTCCTCTTTGTGGCATGCGGCGCTCTGAGACTTGCAAGGTATAATGTCCAGATGGGCTCTACTGAAAAAAAATCTTTTACAGGAATGCCCATCCCGGCAGCAGCGTCTGTTGTTGCAGCAACGGTTATCTTCTATAAGGAAATGAACTGGTCCAGTCCAAAAAGCGCTTTCATACTATTCCTCGCCTTCGTGCTGTCAATACTCATGGTCAGCACACTAAGATTTCATGGCGCAAAAGAGCTTGATTTAAAAAGGAGAAAACCTTTCTGGATACTCGTTGCCGTCGCTGTGGCCTTTGCCATTATGATCATGCATCCGGAGATAGCATTATTTGTTTTTGCAATGATATATCTAACTGCAGGCATAATGGAAAACTCATACATTTATTACAAGAAGTTTAAAAACTTACCGCTGACAGAGGGAAAACAATGAGGACAGTAAAAATATTTGACACAACCCTTCGCGACGGCGAGCAGTCACCCGGCGCGTCAATGAACGTTGATGAAAAGATTCAGGTTGCAAAACAGCTTGCGCGCCTCGGTGTTGATATCATAGAGGCAGGCTTTGCAATAAGCTCGCAGGGAGACTTT encodes the following:
- the rpoZ gene encoding DNA-directed RNA polymerase subunit omega; translated protein: MDIISLPVEIDMKKIDGRYRLVMIASQRAKELSVGVKPKIQTKSKKVTAIAIEEAAQGKLEFLVGEEAIKAKEEAKKFDYRRLLEEKRREATPEELTELEKDLKVYLHEKETMDKKALEELFGEKQEEGIEE
- a CDS encoding phosphatidylserine decarboxylase family protein codes for the protein MKLASEGYPYIIIFAATTIVALLLGGKWMVIAPFVITVFMFYFFRDPERETPEGEGFFISPADGRIILIKDVFEKEHLKADVKEISIFMSPFNVHVNRAPCDGKIKNIQHNKGKFMAAYKDQASFKNENIEMTLDTKYGDILVRQVAGYVARRAVCRANTGDSLKRGERYGIIKFSSRLDVYLPKDTAIKVKLGDRVRAGETIIGVIEVRSLRFKNS
- the pssA gene encoding CDP-diacylglycerol--serine O-phosphatidyltransferase, producing the protein MRKGIYILPNSLTMCGMFAGFYAILAALRGDYVPAAWAIMIAVVFDGLDGWIARLTNSTTRFGIELDSLSDLVSFGVAPAVILYKWSLLEFGRIGWAAAFLFVACGALRLARYNVQMGSTEKKSFTGMPIPAAASVVAATVIFYKEMNWSSPKSAFILFLAFVLSILMVSTLRFHGAKELDLKRRKPFWILVAVAVAFAIMIMHPEIALFVFAMIYLTAGIMENSYIYYKKFKNLPLTEGKQ
- the gmk gene encoding guanylate kinase, with amino-acid sequence MKRENKGRLFIVSAPSGAGKTTLCQNLTGAGKTTTCQNRSSILQNLKHSVSYTTRPMRHGEINNRDYTFIKEDVFRRMARRDEFIEWAEVHGNLYGTSRKRLDAMLDKGIDVILDVDTQGARQIRKKYKDGIYIFILPPSLRALKERLKKRMCNSKEEIQRRLKRAVDEIREYKKYDYVIINTVFDTAIEEMKAIISSEKLRTDNIDPLWAKKNFLTRRVQ
- a CDS encoding YicC family protein, producing MAMIQSMTGFGSAEKNGFRVEIRSLNHRFMDISMKLQQLSSEHEIPMRKMLKEKFARGKFDVSVSSAGDSKAGLKFNEELAKDVYESLKALQSRLSIPGAIEIQTLLSYKELFLAGRQEYDSGLLYGAFNEAMEQLEKMRVEEGRAIAEDISNMADRVESLNKGLWSIMPDVIADYKVKFHERLREILEGVEYDRDRVLQEVAIMIEKRDVTEELTRIDAHIKQFRKILQSGDIIGKQLDFLTQEFNREANTVASKAGDYRIANIIIEMKSEIEKIREQVQNIQ
- the rlmB gene encoding 23S rRNA (guanosine(2251)-2'-O)-methyltransferase RlmB; this encodes MWIYGLNPVLEALRARRNIKEVYISSGRHEKLFLIKKETESRGIALRIVDVAFFNERFPKGHQGIAVKVSEKGYMDLYELLNIPEKKNEIPFFLILDCIEDPGNVGAILRSADAAGVHGVIVQEHRSAGLSPAVSKASAGAVEYVPVSQVSNIKHAISEMKERDITIIGAESGSGNMPWDVDFSVPAGLVIGSEGRGLRKTVSEKCDFVVSIPMRGRVNSLNVSVAGAVLMFEVLRQRVRKN
- the coaBC gene encoding bifunctional phosphopantothenoylcysteine decarboxylase/phosphopantothenate--cysteine ligase CoaBC, whose protein sequence is MKNKKKVLKNKKILLGVAGGVAAYKSVDLVRRLKDEGASVTVIMTDASKNFITPLSLEIASENRVCSGIFDDPMSHINLPREADLMLIAPATANIIGKFANGIADDLLSTCFLSFKGKVVIAPSMNWRMYDNPIFQENLRRLISYGVIQAGPDKGTLACGEEGIGRMADVSEIIETIKAAFSKKDFFKKKVIVTAGPTREYLDPVRFLSNRSSGKMGYAVARACIRRGAEVILISGPSCLEQPHGLKSFFRVETAQEMRDAMFKHLTETDVVIMAAAPADFSPEKKEKTKIHKTDKLLVNLRNTPDILSEIGKLKRRPLLVGFAAETGRRLDRAKKKLIQKNADIIVFNNVTAVGSGFDVDTNEITIITKNKELSLPLTTKDNAAEAILDAVSDAMKKQAKS
- the ilvC gene encoding ketol-acid reductoisomerase, giving the protein MKLYYDKDAKKSVLKNKKIVIVGYGSQGHAHANNLKESGMDVTIGIRKGSSWEKAEKAGFKVQTPSEAAKKADIIMMLVPDEYAADIYKEEIAPNIRKGAYLAFAHGFNIHFGQIVPPHDVNVFMAAPKGPGHLVRSEYSKGSGVPCLIAIHQDPSKDTKAVALAYASGIGGGRAGIIETTFREETETDLFGEQVVLCGGLTSLILAGYETLVEAGYSPEMAYFECLHEVKLIVDLIHEGGISTMRYSISNTAQYGDLTRGPRIITEETKNEMKKILTEIQSGVFAKEWMLECKANKPVFNALTRKGEEHSIEEVGAKLRAMMPWLKKGKLVDKSKA
- a CDS encoding DUF370 domain-containing protein; this translates as MKKGYLGPALVNIGFGNVVTASKVVAIVTPGSAPMKRLREEARKQGKLVDATEGRRTRSIIVTDSDHIILSALQVETITQRFFEGKTETDEEGK